ttgaattccaggtttggaggcaagttttagttgtataaaaccagatgttctgccaaacagagtctcctatagtcTGGCAGTCCATATAGTaactaccaacagccaatcacagcccttacttggcaccccaggaacatgttccgcgcttgtgttgctccccgactctttttacctctgaatgtggctcatgggtgaaaaagattggggacccctgtactatgGGATACGCAGAGCTCAATTCAGTCTCCCCCCGGGGGGCCCTGTGTGTGCAGGAGAAAGgctgaatgaatatatatctgttcgataaaaaaaagggaaaaaagggacCGCAAACAACTCGCCGTTCTCCCCTCACAAAACAGGTGCTCTgtcagacagtgtccccactgtatatacaccaaaaatccaaaaagcagacggcacttctgaaaggtgggttttattggagatcctgctggaaataccttacgcgtttcgggagttatcccttagtcataggttgcctatgactaagggataactcccgaaacgcgtaaggtattTCCAGCAGGATCTCCAATAAACCCacctttcagaagtgccgtctgctttttggatttttggtgaatgaatatatatatatatatacaatacacccATTGTTATTCATCTGCTCAGCCCTAACCCCTTACATCCCAGTTCCTGCCTATGGGAGCTCTGGGGCCCAGGGGTCGTCATTTCTTTGTCTTCTCTCACTGTCTATTGTTATGGGCCTGGCATGGAAAGGGTTCATCTTGATGTGTAACACCATTACGGGGGTTAGGAGGCCATGTTGGGAGTGAGGAGGGGGAAGTGTTAGAGGGGAAGTTTTGCGGTAGGAGGGGGATAAGTGTTGGGGGATACGTGTTAGAGGGTAAGTTTGGGGGTGGGAGGGGTAAGTTTGGGGGATAAGTTTGGGGGTGGGAGGGGGTAAGTGTTAGAGGGTAAGTTTGGGGGTGGGAGGGGTAAGTGTTAGAGGGTAAGCTTGGGGGTGGGAGGGGATAAGGGTTGAAGGGTAAGTTTGGGGGTGGGAGGGGGTAAGTGTTAGAGGATAAGTTTGGGGGTGGGAGGGGTAAGTGTTGGGGGATAAGTTTGGGGGATAAGTTTGGGGTGGGAGGGGGGAAGTGTTAGAGGGTAAGTTTGGGGGTGGGAGGGGTAAGTGTTAGAGGGTAAGTTTGGGGTGGGAGGGGTACGTTTGGGGGACAAGTTTGGGGATGGGAGGGGGTAAGTGTTAGAGGGTAAGTTTTGGGGGTGGGAGGGGTAAGTGTTGGGGGATATGTTTGGGGGTTGGGAGGGGGGAAGTGTTAGAGGGTAAATTTGGGGGTGGGAGGGGTAAGTGTTAGAGGGTAAGTTTGGGGGTGGGAGGGGTAAGTGTTGGAGGGTAAGTTTGGGGGTGGGAGGGGTAAGTGTTAGAGGGTAagtttgggggtggggggggtaaGTGTTAGAGGGTAAGCTTGAGGGTGGGAGGGGGTAAGGGTTGAAGGGTAAGTTTGGGGGTGGGAGGGGGGAAGTGTTAGAGGGTAAGTTTGGGGTGGGAGGGGTAAGTGTTAGAGGGTTAGTTTGGGGTGGGAGGGGTAAGTGTTGGAGGGTAAGTTTGGTGGGGGGAAGTGTTGGAGGGTAAGTTATGATTGGAGACTGGAAAATAAGTCTTTATGGGAGGTCAAAATGGCTACAGTAGGTGAGGGGTTAAGGGGTGTTGCTGGGGGAGGGGCAGTAGAAAGCAAAGAGACTTCCGGCAGGGGAAGCAGCTGAGTAGGTGAAGCAGTGACTCGGCGCAGGAAGAGTTAAGCGGCTCCTGGCTGGAATCCCTGGAATGCTGGAGCTTGTTATCAGGACGTACCAAAGGTCAGACAGGAGGGGTGGCGGTGAGCAATCGTTACGTAGCCAGTGATTGGTTTCTTCCGCTGGTCTCTGTTTCCCCTGCAGCGAAGAGCAGTTGGTACATTCCGGTGGAAGCTCCTGCCTGAGCGGAGTGAGAACCTGAGTCCGCAGTGAGACGGGAGGAGAGCGGCCGTGTTTGTGGCCCTGGGGCCCGTGGCCTGACTGTCTGTGGCCTGTGAGAGAGAAGGTACCGGGTGTCTATAAAGGGAATCTGTGTGTGACCGACAAGCGGCCTCCTGtctgtttacattcatttatatatatgtgtgtgtatttagttatatatttatatcccaaTGTGATGATGTTATTAGTCAGTCAGGCCTCATTATACTGCACATCTATTGTCTTATTTATAATACAAGTGTTCCAATAGATCTCCCACCTgaaatgatgattattattattattattattattattaagcgtGGAGTCAATAGAGAATGAATGTGTCCAAAGTCACTGAGTGAATCAACTCAATGTTCTACATCACATTCAATTCATTATTATCCCCTGTAGTGTCGCCCACCTACACTGAATAGGAACAATGCtaaaactataatataaatacaaatctaaCAGCAGGATATTAACCAGTTCTCTACTATAGTTTAATTACAAATCTAACAGCAAGATATTAACCAGTTCTCTACTATAGTTTAATTACAAATCTAACAGCAAGATATTAACCAGTTCTCTACTATAGTTTAATTACAAATCTAACAGCAAGATATTAACCAGTTCTCTACTATAGTTTAATTACAAATCTAACAGCAAGATATTAACCAGTTCTCTACTATAGTTTAATTACAAATCTAACAGCAAGATATTAACCAGTTCTctactataatataaatacaaatctaaCGGCAAGATATTAACCAGTTCTCTACTATAGTTTAATTACAAATCTAACAGCAAGATATTAACCAGTTCTCTACTATAGTTTAATTACAAATCTAACAGCAAGATATTAACCAGTTCTCTACTATAGTTTAATTACAAATCTAACAACAAGATATTAACCAGTTCTCTACTATAGTTTAATTACAAATCTAACAGCAAGATATTAACCAGTTCTCTACTATAGTTTAATTACAAATCTAACAGCAGGATATTAACCAGTTCTCTACTATAGTTTAATTACAAATCTAACAGCAAGATATTAACCAGTTCTCTACTATAGTTTAATTACAAATCTAACAGCAAGATATTAACCAGTTCTctactataatataaatacaaatctaaCAGCAAGATATTAACCAGTTCTAATCTGTGAGTGCAGTTTAATGAGGGGAGTCTTAACTCATCATCACTTTGGGATATTTCCATAACTTCACAATCCACACAACAAAGCGTTAATATTGGCTGATGTGAAGGGGATATTGAATAGGGGTTAATTAGTCGTGTGATACACAGATGTCATGATTATctgatttattttgtgtttatatgtTACACGGCTTATGTCCTTCTATGTGTCTGATGCACAATATGAGAGAAAATACATATGACcgggttttattatttattattattcatatctcTTCTTACAATAATTGTTAATAGAGACACTCTGTATTTTGTTTGAAAAGTGTTAATAACGAAGTATAAATGGAGTTCTAGTTTTAACGTTTTCCTTGAATAAATCGTAACTATTTATACAAAACCCAGTAGAGGATTTATATGGCTGGAGGCCCTATGGGCAGTCGCACTCAGATCCAGATTTTTGGAATTCTTGTGGGTGCTAGATCACATTTTACTTATAAATTTCCATTTAGAGCCAAACTTCAATTTTCAGTGTgtcaaatcacatttattgcataAATCTGTGTCCAGCGTTTCAGTCCACctttgggcctttttcaaggatccatTTTCTACAAaatggacaaaaaaataaaaaaataaagattttcttgTGGCAGTGGTTACAGGAAAAATTGTATCAAATGAACCATTAGTGTCCAGTCTTGTATCGGACTAGACGTGTTAAGAAAGTCGAATAATTAACAAAAGAGAAAAGGGTTGCACAATATATCGATCAAAACCAGGAAGCGCAGCAAATGAAACAGTTGCAATATGAATAACACAACTAGTCTTATATAAGAGCAGACACTGTAACAGTTCACTATATATTTCATGTAACCACTGCCACAAAAAACtcgtattttttatttatctttaatttttGCCCATTTTGAATAGAAAAACAGTCGAGCCTCCCATGGAGAGGAGTCCCACACAAGGTCTGAATGGTGTCACATTTCATCCCCCCCCCATAGCAAACGAACGGCTCTAGTAATGAGATTAGATGTCCTGCATGTGGACAAGGATCCAAGCACTAGCGGTCCTGCTACTGGCACCCAGGAGTTGGCATGTTGGGGGTCAGCTAAGAGTGCGGCAATGTCTGAGTGATAGAGACAACAGCTACAAGCTCCACACCGCCGCCGCTCCGCTGCCCACTCCGTAATATGGGTCGCTCCCCTGACGCTCCGTTATATGGGTCGCCTAACAACAAGCACTGCGATCTCTCCCTGAGGCTCCTGGGTGGCTTCCGGTCCACCTATACAGGACTTCGGTCGGGTTCATCTATTAATTAACGATAAGCCAGTTTTGATAAACGGGGAAGTAGGACGCACCTGAGTACTGTGTAGATACTCTCTTCACATTTGGGCAATTTAACAATACTATTGTCAGGTTGTTACTAGTGTTCTTAATTATGCACAGTCAACTATGACTGACAGGCGCCTGGTAATGGTTCGTTTGGcgccattttttgttttaaaaactctGTTCACTAGTGCACTGTGTTGTTTTTCCCTGACGAAAGCTCCTGTGCGGAGCTGAAACGTTGGACTTCAAATAAACCTCCACTTCAACAACTCATTTTGTTTGCTTGTTGCAAATATTGCCTTGGTGTGCTGTCGTttcctgcattatatatatatatatatatatatatatatatatatatatatatatatatatatatatatatatatatatatatatatatatatatatatatatatatatatatatatatatatatatatatatatatatatataaaatattatatagtgtgtgtatatggggGGGTGTAGGGAGTGCTAAGGGTGGTAGTTTTGCCCCTTGGGCGCTGCCAATGAATATGGggcagtattaaaggagaacgaatagcattttacacttgggggtgccaaaagtttacttacctgacaccctggggcggggctcctatcggcagaaaactgcaccggcccggggttcttctagcgaccaaCATGGacagatcctcttcctgcttcttcgggttTTCTGgcagttgcgcatgcgcagtagagctgaaagCCAGACTAAGGAAAAAGCCGCATATTTGGctatactgcgcatgcgtctgcccccggGAATTATCATTCTGTCCATGGAATTCCGCTCAGTATGTGCCTCATTGCGCAGGTTTCGTCTTTGTGAACATGCATTTCTCTATTCTCTTGTACAGTGAATGCACCGGTGCATAAATATGTGTGCGCAAATGCCCAACTGCATGCTTGTTGGTACCACTGGGCACCATTTAAATATAAAGACCCTTGTCCAAAGCCAGACCTTGCCCCCCGCAGGCAGAGGGGTTTGAAGCAGGACACTGTGTCCATAGACAGACAGATTGACTAAGGGAGTGTTTTGGTCCCAGTTAGTGGCAGGAGCTGTGGCACTTGTGATCCAACAAGATACATGGAGTATGGCCACTGCTTTACTCTCCAGCCTTGCTGCTGCCACTGCCTAAACAGAGTTGCTATAGAGGGTGTAGGATGAAGGAGCAGGGATTGGATCCATGGGATCTGGGGGCCCAGGGTAGGAATAGAGGAGGTAGGATATTAGTCAGTGTGTTTGCTCATTAGGTAAGAGATTGTCAGGGGAGGAGTGTCAGTTTATCAGTGAGTAATTCTGGGCTGACATCATGTAGAAGGACTGGCAGTCACACAGGTTCCCTGCCCCATGAATCAGTGTTTGTGCCTCCCTGGCAGGGACATTCAGTCCATGTTGTGTAATAGAGCGGCCCAGTCACATGTCTTGACATGCAGCCTATGGGCATTGGGTAACAACATGGAAGAATGGGGCAGCAGAGAGTAAGTGGAAGTTTTTTTAGGTTGGACTGTGAGGTGGCACAGTTACTGGTTAGcttggggggggcactgaccgaTTAGTGGGTTAAAGTACTGACCTTTGTGTGCATAGTAACAAGGCACAAGTCCATGAAGCTCCAGGGGCTGCATATTCATGATTGACCCAAGTGGGGCAGCTGCTTTGTACCTTCCATGTCTGACTCTGGTGCCTCCTCCTGCAGGTTCTCTCCAGTGCTGAGTGCAAGCCTTACCCTTGTGCAGCGAATGGATTTCAGACTGAATGAGCACGGTAAGTTGccatttgcttccaataaagtcTCCCTAAATAAGTCTTCTTCTAACCCCCCCCAAATATATCAGATCAAGAAAAGCTCAACTCTCCCCCCCCCATCCCCTTGGCTTACAATGGCTGCTGGGAACTGCATTTAATGCTGCACTTGATAGTGAGGGGTTTTGCCACTTGCGCCCTATGGGTAGAACCTTTTACCAACTTCTTCCATTTCTCTTGGTGCCCAGATATTCCTGTGCGGCCCTGCTGAATTCAGTCAAAACCCATGGAGGGCAAAGGTGGCATCTCCACTGCAGGTAATGACTTACCATATGCCCCAAGCAATACTCCCCTCTGCGCCGTTGCACCACTACATGCTAATCATGGGCCCAGATTTCACTGCTTTTGTCAGCAGTTTGGCACTGTAGTTTAACGTGGGCAAGAAACCCCCCTCTCACTCACTCCTTCTCTTCTTGTGCTGAGTCTCACTCACTGCTTCCACCTATCACTCACTGTGCTGAGTCTCACTCACTGCCTCCTTCTCTCCCTGTGCTGAGTCTCACTCGCtgcctcacccccccccccgtgcagaGTCTCACTCCCTGTGCTGAGTCTCACTCGCTGCCTCCACCTCTCCCTGTGCCGAGTCTCAATCGCTGCGCTGAGTCTCGCTCGCTGCCTCCACCTCTCCCTGTGCCGAGTCTCACTCGCTGCGCTGAGTCTCACTCGCTGCCTCCACCTCTCCCTGTGCTGAGTCTCTCACTCGTTGTGCCGCCTCCTCTCCCCATACAGTAGGGAGTCTCACTAATGTCCTTCCTGTTATACAGGGATGTCCCTGAGTGGCTCCTCAATGGATGTGAACCTAAAGCAGAGGGCCCAGGTAATATCGGAGCTGAGTGAAAAGCAGAAGGAGCTGCAGGAGTCACTGAGACGGAAGCTGGTGGAGCTGAGAAAGCTGTGTTTGCAGGAAGCTGTGAGTATTACCCTCTGAAAGGGATTTGATTCTCTACAATTCATGGAATGGGCTCCACCCTGTAGTATGTACAATGACTAATGTAATGTGTGCTGTTGGGCCAGAACATGTATGTGCTCCCGCATGATACATTATAAGTGGGCTCTGTTAGTGTGGGCAGTTCATGTGGCACCAGTGCACACAGAGGTTGTAATTCCCTCAACTCATGACTGGTGTTTCATTTGTCTCAGGAGCTGACAGGGCACGTGCCTGATGATTTCCCCCTAGAATATGGAGAGAGGCCCCCAGTTGTGTCCAGGAGACCAAAGGCAACCTTTAGGGTGAACGCAGCCACAGTGACAAGGGCAGAGGTGAGTGGATACAATTAGTTGTGAGCGAGTCAGCAGTGCACCTCCAGTTACAGCTTGTTGCTTTGTTCCCTGCACAAGGAGTTGCAGCTGGAGCGCTTGGAGAGGGACTTTGTTGTGCAGCTGCAGATGGCAGAGGCCGCCCGGAAGCTGAGCCTGGCAGCAGAACAGAACGTGGAGATGAATAGTGAGCAGCGACGCAAGAGAAGGCTGGTGTATCTGGATGCGTTACAGAGGCTCCAGGAGTTGGAGGAGCAGAGTAACAACCTGAGGAGGAAACTGGGTCTGAGGCCTGTGCATAGGGATCCCAGCAACCTAATCGGTGAGGGGCTGTCGGGGTATGAGGGCTGTTGTTCCATTGCAATAGCAATATGTATTGATATGAGAAATGGGCATAATGTCTCCTTGTTTCAGATGAAGCCCACCCATCAGAGAACAGTTCCTTGTCAGAGAGCAGCAGCTACGGTGAGATGATAGATAGTAGGTGCCCTCTGACCCCCCCAGAAGTTCTAGTACTTAACCCACTCTACTCTATCCCTGCAGAGGATATTCTGGGCCAGGGGGCAAGGCCGTCCCCTCCTCGTATCTCAGAACATTCCCACAATGTGTCCAACAGTCCAGAGCGAAGGATGGGGTGGAAGTCTTCACCTGTGGTGCTCCATAGTGATGTTCACAACCGGCGCAACTCCATGGCCAGCGCAGCAAGGtaccgggggggggggtcagtattGGATAACAGCCAGTGGCTTAAGGGGCAGCAGAATATAAATGAAGGGGAGGAAGGAGGACAGAGAAGTTGTTTTctcagtttataaaaaataactCTTTCCTGACGGCAGAGAGTAATTAGACACTGCTCTGGGGGTGGGTGGAGGTGCAATAATGTTACATTGTGAATCTTCTTCTACATTTTGCCCACAGCCCCACTCGTTCCTTCCCTCGGAGTCTGTCCAGCCTGGAGGGCCGCAGTGTCCCAGCTACACCAATCCTGAGTCGTAATTCCTGCAGCAGCTCCGCCCTCAGGTGGGCAAGGGGATGGGTCAGTTAGGTGGATCTTGTGTACACCAGGGGGGCAGTATTCAGATCTCTTTggacagatataaatataatgatTGTATTACTGGCTCATTTCCTGGTTTTTATCCAGTAGAGCTTAAGAGATTCTAAATATTCTTTCCCCAATTTCTTTCTCCCCAACAGGTCGGAGGGACCTGGCCTGTCTCAGCGTCAGTGGTCCGGAAGCCAGGATTCCCAGGTGGGCTTCCCTAGTGATAGGCCCTCGGGCCACGCTGCACGGAGCCGGCGCAGTAACAGTTCCGAAGCTCTCATTGAGCGCCCACCTCCTTCTGAAGGTCCAGCCAAGCCCTCATTCAACAGCTCTGAAACTCTGAGTGAGAACCCTCAGTCTGGAACAGTTCCACCCCAGCAGCGAGGGGCCCGATCCCTAGATACTCGAACTCCCAGCAACTCTCGGCTCTCTTACGAGGAGATTCTGCTGGATTATTACATGGAAAGGCAGCAGCCTCGTGGCTGGACTGAGCCTGAGGGCCAATGGTTTGCAGAGCCTGACGGTAGCGGCCATTACTCTCGGCGGGATGGATTCCCAGGTAGCCCAGCGATCCGGAGCAGGTTTGAAATGCAACAGCAGCGCAGGAACGCTGCTCGTACCAAGTCCTGTGGCCCCCAACTGGCAGATGTGGGCAGCTTTCCGCAATCCTGGCACCACGAGAGCTTTCCCCAACGGCCTCCCCCCCAGGCGTCTTATCCAGGCCCCAGATCCCGCAGTCAGCCTCGTGCCCCCCCACCCGAGACTCTGGAGAGGAGTGTGCACAAAGCTCTGGCCCTGGAGGGTCTTAGGGACTGGTATCTGCGCAACTCAGCGGCCACAAGCGCACTCCACCGCTGCCCGGTCTCATCTCAGATGCCAAACCAACGCTACTACCGACCTCCTTACACTGATGGGCATTACCAAGCTGCCTCCCCCCTGTCCCATTCCATCAGTTTCACTGGGGCTCCAATGCACGGCAGGTATGAGATACTCTATTAACCCTTTTCTCTACTAGTACTAATCCTCTCTGCCCTCTTGCTgtgcttaccccccccccccttgctaaTCAGTGACCAACCTCTACCCCCACTGTCTGTCCCATATGTGTTAGTGTATGCGCTGTAACTTAATCATGAAAAGCTCTTATGCCTCTCTTTGCCTTTCTCCCCTCAACTTGCCCTTGTCTTTCTCCTTGGCACTAAatcaatacccccccccccggcttctctgctttcctttctaCCCCCCAGGCACTTGTCAGAGTATCTCGGGCAGGAGTGGTGTAGCCAGGCCAACATTCAAGGTGATGGAGCATCAGAGGGCACCCCGCCGGGCACATTAGTCTGACACTGTAATAGATGCCACTGTCCAGCATTGCAACAAGATGGCTCCTGCCTCCAGCAATTGCACTGCCCGTGTCCTACGTCTCCTCGATCTACGGGCCTGGATGTGGGGAAGGTTCCTCGCCAGCAGCAGAATTCTGAGAGCTGATAATAAAGCAGGAAATGCAATATGGTGCGGTTCCTTTGCTGAGCAGTAACTACACTACAAAGTGCCTGTGCCAGGGGGCTAGTGTTGCCCATATGCTTGAGCAGCTGCCTGTGGCACCTCCCGGCACCCAGTTGGCACAGGCCAGGGCACAGATTGCTGGCTGCTAAAGACTTGGAGACTGTGGTAcaagggggggaggggggcatcTGTATGAAACTCTGGGTGTTTGTGAATGTGATGACACTGTCTTTGTGCAATCAGTTGGCAGAAGGCTGGGCACAGCCTGGGGTTCTGTGGGCCTGAGCTGGACTTGGTCTCGCAGAAATATGAACCTGCTGACTCCAGAATGTTCTTTTTGTTACTAACACTGATCCCTGACTGGAAACACTGTGCAATATGTACAAGTCGGGCCCCGGGCTCCCACCTTCTGTGTATGGGCCGGGGCATGAACATACAGTTTCCTTGGCTGCCACCATTTTGTGTATATTCTGGGGCATGTACATGTGGCCCCCCGGGCTGCCACCTTTTGTGTAGAGGCTGGGGCATTTaccaataaatttgtgaaaaagatTTATCTGTATTAGACTCTCCCTCATCCCGTTACATAGAGCTGATTGCAGTTGGCGTGAGCCCCCACTCGATAAAGGTTTAATGTCGCTTTCATTAAAATCCCATAAAAAGAAGAGAGAAGGTCGGCTGATCAGGGTAATGTCCCATGAGAAAGGGATGAGGGCACATTACAGCAGGTGCCCTTTGTAGCCCTTCCCATGTTACTGAACTGCAACTCACTGCATCCCACTGATGGCTACAGGGAGGCTTGTGGGGTACAATTTTGTATCATTTCCTTTCCGGCTCATTGTGGCACAGCATTAGGCCAAAGCCTTGGTATTGTGGCACGGGCAGGAGCCCCCCCccagtttatttatatgaattcacgtagagtttctgaagcaaacacagcagttgtatcagtgcagggcaacactacattatatcgtcattacttttaaacactttaatgtgttggtgttactgttcctataatgaTACGAGGCAGGGATGTTGCCACCCAATGTACCCACAGTGCCCTTCCTGCTCCCCTGTAACCAGCCTGTGCTTGAGACCCTGAATGGCACTAAATGTGTTTTGTCACATTCTCAATGGGCACCATAGTACCCCCTAAAATTGTCAGTGGTAGTTGCACCCTAATACAGGGGTTGTTAGTCAGTCATAGAAAGCcccattcttagcaactttatCATTTATAAGTTCTCATagatttaccttcttctgacctGTGCCAGCTTtcagcatggggggggggtcgctgaccccattatTGCTACTctggcctctgctattcatatctCAGTCCCTCTCTAGTGAGCTGCCGAAATGGCAAACTGCAGGGCTGCTCAACAAAAAGCTTCGTAAAGAAAAACGCAGAAagtaaagaccaattgcaaattgtctcagaatatgaggctctacagcagggatcccgaACCTtaagaacccgtgagcaacattcagaagtaaaaggagttggggagcaacactagcatgacaaCTGTTCTTGGGgaaacaaataagggctgtgattggccatttgtcaacctacattaagattctgtttggcaaaacacctggtttttatacaaccaaaacttgcctccaagtctggaattcaaaaataatctcctgctttgaggccactgggagcaacatccaaggggttggggggtCACATGTTGcaccactggttgggaatcactggctCTACGTGATTGTACAAGTTGAACTCGCCCTTTAAGGCAGGTAGAGGGGAGGAGCATCCCAATGGTGGGAGGAGTTTCAGTAGGTGCTGGTTGCTTTGTAGCCAATGGATGTGGGAGTCTGTGGCCGATGTTATGGAGCATTGAGGCTGCCGCTTATATGCAGATCGCTTGGAGGTTCAGCACACGAGACACTAAGCTGCGCCGCTAAAGCTACAAGCGCAGTCTGAGCCAATAACTCCGCCCACTCTTTCTGTATCGCCACGTGCAGCTGCGCGGACACCATCTTTAAATCGGGCGAAGGAACGAATGAGCCAGTAAGTCCGGGCGGAAGCGTGCCCTAATTTAGCAGCAGGCAAGGGGGTCTCGGGGAACCCGTATACTTCGTTTATCGGAACTCTCGCCAGTCTGCGAGTCGCTGTTGGCTGCACGCTCTGCCAGGGACATACAGTGTCGGACCGCGCCTACAACGCCGGGAAGGAGGTGACGTCAGTAGTCTCCTATTGGATGTCAAATAAATATGCGCAACTCTCGTTGGTTAAACAGCTTCCAGGCGGGGCGGGAAGATAAAATGATTGGCTATCTTGAGAGGTGAAGGCCGAGCCTCTAGCTGATTGGTCACTCCCCCGGTGTGTGGGCGGAGCTTGTAGATGCGCGCGCATTGTACTGTCCCGGTGCCGTGAGCCGGTGAGAGTTTGTCTTTCCGAGTCCTGTTAGTCGCTGAGTATCGCGCGTCCCGAACCGAGGGAGCGGCACTTACGGACGGGGGTAAGAACCAAAAGCCTCGCGGGCAAATCAAAGTGACTGCGTGTAGCCCGCCCGTGTGACTGAAGGAAAGGAGGGCCCGGCGCTTGTTCCAGTCCTCCCCGCGTGTGTCTCCCCGTGTGTCTGTGTCTCCTTTGTTCTCTTGTGTAGGGGGAGCGGGGCTTATTGTATGTTACTCTCCTCTCATTGGCTACTGCCTCTTTATGTGGGACTCACACGACTCCTAATGAAACCTCTTCACACCGCACAATCGGGACCCAATCACATGGCACGAGGGACTCGATCCCTGCACTGCCATTGGCTGACACACGGCGTCTGGGGTTGGTTAGTTTAAGATTTTGGCCTCTGGGATTAGTCAgtttcaggcttttggcctctgggattggtcagtttcaggcttttggcctctgggattggtcagtttcaggcttttggcctctgggGTTGGTCAGTTCAAACTTTTGGCCTCTGGGATTGGACAGTTTCAGGCTTTTGGCTTCTGGGATTGATCCgtttcaggcttttggcctctgggGTTGATCAGTTTCAGACTTCTGGCCTCTGGGATTGGTCAgtcaggcttttggcctctgggattggtcagtcaggcttttgg
This Xenopus laevis strain J_2021 chromosome 8S, Xenopus_laevis_v10.1, whole genome shotgun sequence DNA region includes the following protein-coding sequences:
- the LOC108699702 gene encoding coiled-coil domain-containing protein 120 isoform X2, whose amino-acid sequence is MDFRLNEHGMSLSGSSMDVNLKQRAQVISELSEKQKELQESLRRKLVELRKLCLQEAELTGHVPDDFPLEYGERPPVVSRRPKATFRVNAATVTRAEELQLERLERDFVVQLQMAEAARKLSLAAEQNVEMNSEQRRKRRLVYLDALQRLQELEEQSNNLRRKLGLRPVHRDPSNLIDEAHPSENSSLSESSSYEDILGQGARPSPPRISEHSHNVSNSPERRMGWKSSPVVLHSDVHNRRNSMASAASPTRSFPRSLSSLEGRSVPATPILSRNSCSSSALRSEGPGLSQRQWSGSQDSQVGFPSDRPSGHAARSRRSNSSEALIERPPPSEGPAKPSFNSSETLSENPQSGTVPPQQRGARSLDTRTPSNSRLSYEEILLDYYMERQQPRGWTEPEGQWFAEPDGSGHYSRRDGFPGSPAIRSRFEMQQQRRNAARTKSCGPQLADVGSFPQSWHHESFPQRPPPQASYPGPRSRSQPRAPPPETLERSVHKALALEGLRDWYLRNSAATSALHRCPVSSQMPNQRYYRPPYTDGHYQAASPLSHSISFTGAPMHGRHLSEYLGQEWCSQANIQGDGASEGTPPGTLV
- the LOC108699702 gene encoding coiled-coil domain-containing protein 120 isoform X1, which codes for MEGKGGISTAGMSLSGSSMDVNLKQRAQVISELSEKQKELQESLRRKLVELRKLCLQEAELTGHVPDDFPLEYGERPPVVSRRPKATFRVNAATVTRAEELQLERLERDFVVQLQMAEAARKLSLAAEQNVEMNSEQRRKRRLVYLDALQRLQELEEQSNNLRRKLGLRPVHRDPSNLIDEAHPSENSSLSESSSYEDILGQGARPSPPRISEHSHNVSNSPERRMGWKSSPVVLHSDVHNRRNSMASAASPTRSFPRSLSSLEGRSVPATPILSRNSCSSSALRSEGPGLSQRQWSGSQDSQVGFPSDRPSGHAARSRRSNSSEALIERPPPSEGPAKPSFNSSETLSENPQSGTVPPQQRGARSLDTRTPSNSRLSYEEILLDYYMERQQPRGWTEPEGQWFAEPDGSGHYSRRDGFPGSPAIRSRFEMQQQRRNAARTKSCGPQLADVGSFPQSWHHESFPQRPPPQASYPGPRSRSQPRAPPPETLERSVHKALALEGLRDWYLRNSAATSALHRCPVSSQMPNQRYYRPPYTDGHYQAASPLSHSISFTGAPMHGRHLSEYLGQEWCSQANIQGDGASEGTPPGTLV